The Streptomyces cyanogenus DNA segment CACGGTCCGGGTCGGTGACCCGGTACGGGTGCTGGAGTAGGCGCCGTGCGCGAGCGACGGGCGGAGAGCGGTCCGGCGATGATCCGCCGGCCGGGAACCCCGGGGCCGCTCCCGGTCGTTGAGCGTGCGTGAGAAATTCATGAGAGGCCGCGGGCATCGGGTAGCGCGGCGGACGTGACGTCGCTCTCTCCGGTCCGGTCCGGGGGGCGAGCGCCGATGCCGGGGGTTATGACGGACCGGAAGGGGGTGGGGACATGCGTGCACTCACTGGGCTGTGGCGCTGGCGGCACAATCCGCTGTGCCGTACCACCGACCTGGCCGAGGCCTGGGTGGCCCTCGTGGCCCTGCTGCTGATCGCCGTGGCCGCACCCGTGACCGGCTGCCTGGTCGGTGCCGCCGCCCAGGACTCGCTCCAGCGGTCCGCACGGCAACAGCAGCACGCGCGCCACCTGGTCACGGCCACGGTGGTCCGCGGTCTGGGCGGAACCATGCCGGAGACCGACCCCGACTCCAGCTCCGCGCGCGAGACGCACAGCCGCGTCCTCGCGAGCTGGACCGGGCCGGACGGCAGCGTGCAGCACGGCCCGGTGCTGGCGGACCTCAAGTCCCCGCACCGCGGGGACCGCTTCAGCCTCTGGACCGACCCGCACGGCCGAATAACGACCCGCCCGCTGGACTCCGCCACGGCGACGACGCACGCCGTGCTCGCCGGGATCGGCACGGCCCTGCTGACGGCGGGCCTGGTCGAGTGCGGCCGGCGCCTGACCGTGTGGAGCCTGGTCCGCCGGCGGTACGCGCGCTGGGACCAGGCATGGGACCGGGCGGGCCCGGACTGGGGCAAGGCGGGCACCGGCAGTTGACGGCCTCGCGGCTCTGGTCAACCGGGCGTGCACGCACACGCTACGGTGGACCGGCCGAAGCGCTTTCGGCGACGA contains these protein-coding regions:
- a CDS encoding Rv1733c family protein, translated to MRALTGLWRWRHNPLCRTTDLAEAWVALVALLLIAVAAPVTGCLVGAAAQDSLQRSARQQQHARHLVTATVVRGLGGTMPETDPDSSSARETHSRVLASWTGPDGSVQHGPVLADLKSPHRGDRFSLWTDPHGRITTRPLDSATATTHAVLAGIGTALLTAGLVECGRRLTVWSLVRRRYARWDQAWDRAGPDWGKAGTGS